A stretch of Cucumis sativus cultivar 9930 chromosome 2, Cucumber_9930_V3, whole genome shotgun sequence DNA encodes these proteins:
- the LOC101215083 gene encoding signal recognition particle 9 kDa protein — MVYIASWDEFVERSVQLFRSDPTSTRYNIKYRHCDGKLVLKVTDNRECLKFKTDQAQDAKKMEKLNNIFFTLMARGPDVDISEVTGKDQVDAQPTKKGRGRKQ; from the exons ATGGTTTACATAGCTTCGTGGGATGAATTCGTCGAGCGTTCTGTCCAATTGTTCCGTTCCGATCCCACCTCC ACGAGGTATAACATAAAGTATCGACACTGCGATGGGAAACTGGTTCTTAAAGTCACCGATAACCGTGAG TGTCTTAAGTTCAAGACTGACCAGGCACAGGATGCtaagaagatggaaaagcTCAACAACATATTCTTCACTCTGATGGCCCGGGGCCCTGATG TGGATATATCAGAAGTGACAGGCAAGGACCAGGTTGATGCACAGCCAACCAAGAAAGGAAGGGGGAGGAAGCAATGA
- the LOC101220924 gene encoding PRA1 family protein E, protein MSSNQPSPYGFTETSILSRARAASDSLYATLRPWRELLQPLSSFTRPSSVGEAIIRCKRNLKYFRVNYTFIVLLILFLSLLWHPVSLIVFLIVFVAWFFLYFFRDEPLEVFHRVVDDRVVLVLLGIVTIFALVLTDVSLNVLISILIGVFLVLIHAGSRVTDDLYIDEQEVADGGLLSVVGSPTRTEYSRI, encoded by the coding sequence ATGTCCTCTAATCAGCCATCCCCATATGGCTTCACTGAAACTTCCATTCTATCACGCGCCAGAGCCGCCTCCGATTCCCTTTACGCCACTTTACGGCCATGGCGGGAGCTTCTTCAGCCGTTATCGTCCTTTACTCGCCCTTCATCCGTTGGGGAAGCGATTATTCGGTGTAAGCGTAATCTCAAGTACTTTCGTGTTAATTACACCTTCATCGTTTTGCTCATTCTCTTTCTCAGCCTCCTCTGGCACCCTGTTTCGTTGATTGTGTTCTTGATCGTGTTCGTTGCATggttcttcctttattttttccGGGATGAGCCATTGGAGGTGTTTCATCGTGTTGTTGATGATCGCGTTGTGTTGGTTCTGCTTGGAATTGTCACGATTTTCGCTTTGGTGTTGACGGATGTTTCGTTGAACGTATTGATTTCGATTTTGATTGGGGTTTTTCTTGTGTTGATACATGCCGGCTCTAGGGTTACTGATGATTTGTATATTGACGAGCAAGAAGTCGCTGATGGAGGATTGCTTTCGGTTGTCGGCAGTCCGACTCGAACAGAGTACAGCCGAATCTAG